Proteins encoded together in one Prunus dulcis chromosome 3, ALMONDv2, whole genome shotgun sequence window:
- the LOC117623485 gene encoding protein SAWADEE HOMEODOMAIN HOMOLOG 1-like isoform X2 codes for MEMENLIKHAGQQSLSQEFFQDLATSFSCTPIRAGKPDITWEQVQSWFQNKQKELQANSNSSPTALELFVDLSDSNVSSNATENSQKPKGKWSTELHELAFEARSAKDDAWYDVASFLSYRVVNSGELEVRVRYSGFGREDDEWVNVTRAVRERSIPLEASECHKVKVGDLVLSFQEREHQAVYCDAHVVDIQRGLHDVTGCKCIFVVRFDHDNTEEEIQLRRLCIRPAQITSAVTNTQQHDLFRNKDMKFSFLY; via the exons GGAGTTTTTCCAAGATCTTGCAACGAGTTTCAG TTGCACTCCAATCCGTGCTGGAAAACCTGATATAACTTGGGAacag GTTCAAAGTTGGTTccagaacaaacaaaaagagttGCAAGCTAATAGCAATTCCTCACCTACTGCGCTCGAGTTATTTGTTGATCTTTCAGATTCAAATGTTTCAAGCAATGCAACTGAAAACTCTCAGAAGCCAAAAG GTAAATGGAGCACAGAACTCCATGAGTTGGCATTTGAAGCACGATCAGCAAAAGACGATGCATG GTATGATGTTGCTTCATTCCTCTCGTACAGAGTTGTTAATTCAGGAGAACTT GAAGTTCGGGTGCGATATTCTGGCTTCGGTAGGGAGGATGATGAGTGGGTGAATGTGACAAGAGCAGTGCGTGAGCGGTCTATTCCTTTAGAAGCCTCTGAGTGTCATAAGGTGAAGGTTGGAGACCTAGTGCTAAGCTTCCAG GAAAGGGAACATCAAGCTGTCTACTGTGATGCCCATGTTGTGGATATCCAAAGGGGGCTACACGACGTAACAGGCTGCAAGTGCATCTTTGTTGTTCGATTTGACCATGATAACACCGAG GAAGAAATTCAGCTGAGGAGGTTATGTATCAGGCCTGCACAAATCACTTCAGCTGTTACTAATACCCAGCAACATGACCTATTTAGAAATAAAGACATGAAattctcttttctttattga